In the Helianthus annuus cultivar XRQ/B chromosome 11, HanXRQr2.0-SUNRISE, whole genome shotgun sequence genome, one interval contains:
- the LOC110881408 gene encoding vegetative cell wall protein gp1-like — protein sequence MNAQSQDMINRRLANFHILATTAADPNLEQLIAPQPLPLFPAQPMELEPNPVDQILMPDFNPAEIPRVPAPHPPDYDPWFDDQRDYQQRYPIPDEPMPNLAAYPNLDPLDPYFDNNQFIREILENPYPHEEPMPQFPNPIPAPAPPMSTENV from the coding sequence ATGAATGCTCAATCACAGGATATGATCAATAGGAGACTAGCCAATTTCCACATATTAGCCACTACAGCTGCAGACCCGAATCTAgaacaactcatagcaccccagccGTTACCATTATTTCCCGCACAACCTATGGAATTGGAACCAAACCCAGTAGACCAAATCCTAATGCCTGATTTTAACCCAGCTGAGATTCCCAGAGTACCAGCACCACATCCCCCAGACTATGACCCATGGTTTGACGACCAGAGGGATTACCAACAACGTTACCCAATACCAGATGAACCCATGCCAAACCTAGCAGCCTATCCAAACCTAGACCCCCTGGACCCATATTTTGATAACAACCAATTCATCAGGGAAATCCTAGAGAACCCTTACCCACACGAAGAACCGATgccccagtttccaaacccaatACCAGCACCCGCACCACCCATGAGCACGGAGAATGTTTAA